Proteins encoded in a region of the Cydia splendana chromosome 19, ilCydSple1.2, whole genome shotgun sequence genome:
- the LOC134800144 gene encoding carboxypeptidase B-like gives MWLAKKMPVFREFFILSAIIVSLANAGKHDIYSGFTVHGVKLMSPSHAELLHDLEVSLDVDVWQHGAVALSDALVMVSPQNKEQFLEELEKNGVEHYLHLEDVAKAFEEHDAEISRYQQTRTNRMVFESYPRYAEIDAYLERIAAAYPDIVTLVNAGTSWEGRAIKYLKISTTNFADTSKPIYYMDAMIHAREWVTTPVALYSIHRLVEDLQEQDRDLLENVDWIIHPLVNPDGYEYTHTDVRLWRRTRSFYPEVSETCYGVDANRNFNVSFNTVGVSDYPCSDVYPGHLAFSEPETEIVRDILHEHVDRIQLYMNIHSHGNWVLYGFGTGDLPSNVAHIHHVGATMGAVMDAVKLPEASFYLVGNSALILYATSGSAQDYGQYIGIPFSYTLELPGYGMDFRVPPQYIDHINEETWRGIATTARLARSYYVARNAN, from the exons ATGTGGCTTGCCAAGAAGATGCCGGTCTTTCGAgaatttttcattttgagtGCTATTATTGTTTCCTTGGCTAATGCTGGGAAACATGACATCTACTCTGG CTTCACAGTCCACGGAGTCAAGCTCATGTCTCCGTCCCACGCGGAGCTCCTCCACGACCTTGAGGTTTCCCTGGACGTGGACGTCTGGCAGCATGGCGCCGTAGCCCTGAGCGACGCTCTGGTGATGGTGTCCCCTCAGAACAAGGAACAGTTCCTTGAAGAGTTGGAGAAGAATGGCGTAGAACATTATTTGCACTTAGAAGATGTTGCTAA ggCTTTCGAAGAGCACGACGCCGAGATATCGCGTTATCAGCAGACCAGGACCAATAGGATGGTTTTTGAATCATACCCTCGGTATGCTGAG ATAGATGCGTATTTGGAAAGAATCGCGGCGGCGTACCCTGATATTGTGACTCTAGTCAACGCTGGGACCAGCTGGGAAGGTCGTGCCATTAAGTATCTGaag ATCTCGACAACAAACTTCGCGGACACCTCCAAGCCCATCTACTATATGGACGCCATGATCCACGCCCGTGAATGGGTAACCACCCCCGTGGCGCTGTACAGCATCCACCGCCTGGTCGAGGATCTTCAAGAACAGGACAGAGACCTGCTGGAGAACGTTGACTGGATCATTCATCCGCTCGTTAATCCTGATGGCTATGAATACACGCATACTGAT GTTCGCCTCTGGCGCCGCACTCGCTCCTTCTATCCCGAAGTCAGCGAAACTTGCTACGGTGTTGACGCTAACCGCAATTTCAACGTCTCTTTCAACACCGTTGGCGTTTCCGACTACCCCTGCTCCGACGTCTACCCTGGCCACTTAGCCTTCTCCGAACCAGAAACCGAAATCGTTAGAGATATCCTACACGAACATGTAGACAGAATACAACTGTATATGAACATTCATAGCCATGGGAACTGGGTGCTGTATGGATTCGGCACAGGAGATTTGCCCTCAAACGTGGCGCATATCCACCATGTTGGGGCGACTATGGGAGCTGTAATGGATGCTGTCAAACTGCCGGAAGCTTCGTTTTATTTGGTTGGAAACAGTGCCTTAATTCTTTACGCTACGTCTGGAAGTGCTCAGGATTATGGACAG TACATTGGCATCCCATTCTCCTACACCCTGGAGCTGCCGGGCTACGGGATGGACTTCCGCGTGCCGCCGCAGTACATCGACCACATCAACGAGGAGACCTGGAGGGGCATTGCGACCACTGCTCGTCTTGCCAGGTCTTACTACGTCGCTCGCAACGCCAACTAA
- the LOC134800150 gene encoding uncharacterized protein LOC134800150, with protein MSSKVWIRFEKQKRDGTLMRLRIQDLPLDRIEEATELMVRYFARDEPYRKATGFPNNPEALEEYRDYINKIFRDPASRNVMCCADTDEDEPDIIGISSVAVATESYWDMTAGKGTEEAKKINAIFYDVSHSFDLLKEFNLSSYYSGKSLVVVPEYRGYGIAEKFLTVRRLMCGAHGIPMTAAWMSTFATQIAAEKGGWQTLCELDYADIAMRHGVSFEGVPPTNKYMAAWPLYESNSLDK; from the exons ATGTCATCAAAAGTGTGGATAAGGTTTGAGAAGCAGAAGAGAGACGGGACATTGATGAGGCTGAGGATACAGGACCTGCCGCTGGACAGGATCGAGGAAGCCACGGAGCTCATGGTCAGGTACTTCGCCAGGGATGAGCCTTATCGAAAAGCGACAg GTTTTCCAAATAACCCAGAAGCATTAGAAGAATACAGAGATTATATAAACAAAATATTCCGTGACCCTGCCAGTCGCAATGTGATGTGCTGCGCTGATACTGACGAGGATGAACCAGACATCATCGGGATATCCTCGGTGGCTGTAGCTACCGAGTCGTATTGGGACATG ACCGCCGGCAAAGGAACCGAAGAAGCGAAGAAGATCAACGCGATATTCTACGATGTGTCCCACTCCTTCGACCTCTTGAAGGAGTTCAACCTCTCGTCCTACTACTCCGGGAAATCTTTGGTGGTTGTGCCCGAGTACAGGGGTTATGGGATCGCGGAGAAGTTTCTGACAGTCAG ACGCCTAATGTGTGGAGCCCACGGCATACCCATGACAGCCGCATGGATGTCCACATTCGCGACCCAGATCGCTGCAGAAAAAGGCGGCTGGCAGACCCTCTGTGAGCTGGACTACGCAGACATAGCTATGAGGCATGGTGTTAGCTTCGAGGGGGTACCCCCCACTAATAAATACATGGCGGCTTGGCCTCTTTATGAATCAAATAGCCTTGATAAATAA